Proteins from a genomic interval of Luteolibacter sp. Y139:
- a CDS encoding segregation and condensation protein A has translation MEGADYKVKLDIFEGPLDLLLYLIKKDEVDIHNISISRITSQYLDYIDTFRLLNIDLAAEFIVMAANLMYLKSRTLLPRQDQPPEEDAEEDDPRWELIRQLIEYKKFKDAAGFLSLKEVEQEGSFAYQSEKPDLPEEPVSLAEVSIFDLIRAFQNVLKRFEESHDLGDIVDDRYTVADKIEMLLFRFAPGQAARFDSLFETATTKAEVIVTFLAVLELMKMNQFVLRQTHLLGEIEIERRLHTAAAHIEEEEFEESEA, from the coding sequence GTGGAAGGCGCCGACTACAAGGTCAAACTGGATATTTTCGAGGGTCCTCTGGACCTGCTTCTTTACCTCATCAAGAAGGATGAGGTGGACATCCACAATATTTCGATCTCCCGCATCACCAGCCAGTATCTCGATTACATCGACACTTTCCGGCTCCTGAACATCGATCTCGCCGCGGAATTCATCGTGATGGCGGCGAACCTGATGTATCTGAAAAGCCGCACCCTCCTGCCGCGCCAGGACCAACCGCCGGAAGAAGACGCCGAAGAGGATGATCCGCGCTGGGAGCTGATCCGCCAGCTCATCGAGTACAAGAAATTCAAGGATGCGGCCGGTTTCCTCAGCCTCAAGGAAGTCGAGCAAGAGGGTTCGTTCGCCTATCAGTCGGAAAAGCCGGACCTGCCGGAGGAGCCGGTCAGTCTCGCCGAGGTGTCGATCTTCGACCTGATCCGGGCGTTCCAAAACGTCCTCAAGCGCTTCGAGGAATCGCACGATCTCGGCGACATCGTGGACGACCGCTACACGGTGGCCGATAAGATCGAGATGCTCCTCTTCCGCTTCGCCCCCGGCCAAGCGGCCCGCTTCGACTCGCTGTTCGAGACCGCCACCACCAAGGCCGAGGTCATCGTCACCTTCCTGGCCGTGCTGGAACTGATGAAGATGAACCAGTTCGTCCTGCGCCAGACCCACCTGTTAGGAGAGATCGAGATCGAGCGGCGCCTCCACACCGCGGCGGCTCACATCGAGGAAGAGGAGTTTGAGGAATCGGAAGCCTGA
- the metF gene encoding methylenetetrahydrofolate reductase [NAD(P)H], whose product MHIRDILANRRPTFSFEFFPPKSAAAVEDLYKTIVELEAYQPSFVSVTYGAGGSTREMTHELVVKIKQTTSVPPVPHLTCVGHSEPQIEEILRRYAAAGVSNILALRGDPPRDWPNYDWSDCDFRHAADLVRFIRKFNESGAHPDPRGFGIGVAGFPEGHPTTPNRLLELDHLKAKVDEGADYICTQLFFDNHDFFDFRDRCRLHGINVPIIAGIMPVTSLAGMARMAELAAGARYPAKLLRALDRAKADPAAVEKVGIHYAAQQCAELLDHDVDGIHFYTLNKSKATREIYASLGLAASAS is encoded by the coding sequence ATGCATATCCGCGACATCCTGGCCAATCGCCGCCCGACCTTTTCCTTCGAGTTCTTCCCGCCGAAGTCCGCCGCCGCCGTGGAGGACCTCTATAAGACCATCGTCGAACTCGAGGCCTATCAGCCGTCATTCGTCTCCGTGACCTACGGGGCGGGTGGCAGCACGCGGGAAATGACCCACGAGCTGGTGGTGAAGATCAAGCAGACCACCTCCGTCCCCCCGGTCCCTCACCTGACCTGCGTCGGCCACAGCGAACCGCAGATCGAGGAGATCCTGCGCCGCTACGCCGCGGCCGGGGTCAGCAATATCCTGGCATTGCGCGGAGACCCGCCGCGCGATTGGCCGAACTACGATTGGTCGGACTGTGACTTCCGCCATGCGGCGGATCTGGTCCGCTTCATCCGCAAGTTCAATGAATCCGGCGCACACCCTGACCCGCGCGGGTTCGGCATCGGCGTCGCCGGTTTTCCCGAAGGTCATCCTACCACGCCGAACCGCCTGCTGGAACTCGACCATCTGAAGGCGAAGGTCGATGAAGGCGCGGACTACATCTGCACGCAGCTGTTCTTCGACAACCACGACTTCTTCGACTTCCGCGACCGATGCCGCCTCCACGGCATCAACGTGCCAATCATCGCAGGCATCATGCCTGTAACCTCGCTGGCCGGCATGGCGAGGATGGCAGAACTCGCGGCCGGTGCACGCTACCCCGCAAAGCTCCTGCGGGCGCTGGACCGCGCCAAGGCCGATCCCGCGGCCGTGGAAAAGGTCGGCATTCACTATGCCGCGCAGCAATGCGCCGAGCTGCTCGATCACGACGTGGACGGCATCCACTTCTACACGCTCAACAAGAGCAAGGCGACTCGCGAGATCTACGCCAGCCTTGGCCTCGCGGCCTCGGCGAGCTGA
- a CDS encoding EF-hand domain-containing protein, with product MNSSHSAWIALLLVGTAIAQEPPKTDDQPAPPPRGEGGKDRDKDRPGPGGPGKDKERGGRMLELWMKADTDGDGFISAAEFASMERIGQLPAEKRDEIFKRLDKDGDGRIDLKELPRRPQGGMPPLEEVDANKDGKIVFSEFKNLGFVAKLPEERQLKMFNRMDRDGDGALTPKDRPEGPPPHWDGRKDKDGKPEGGRGGRGPHPMELVRKLDQNGDGALSFEEFRKAGFIKDLSEDEQEDRFEEMDHNKDLKIDAADFPPPPEGPKDDEPKPEAPKGNGAPVGP from the coding sequence ATGAACTCCTCTCACTCCGCTTGGATCGCCCTGCTTCTCGTCGGCACTGCCATCGCGCAGGAGCCACCGAAGACGGACGATCAGCCTGCACCCCCGCCGCGCGGCGAAGGTGGCAAGGATAGGGACAAGGATCGTCCGGGCCCAGGCGGTCCTGGCAAGGACAAGGAGCGCGGCGGGCGCATGCTGGAACTGTGGATGAAGGCGGACACCGATGGTGACGGCTTTATCTCCGCGGCCGAATTCGCTTCCATGGAGCGTATCGGGCAACTTCCTGCGGAGAAGCGCGACGAGATCTTCAAGCGGCTCGACAAGGACGGCGACGGCCGCATCGACTTGAAGGAATTGCCGCGGCGTCCCCAGGGTGGCATGCCGCCTCTCGAAGAGGTTGACGCCAACAAGGACGGCAAGATTGTTTTCTCGGAGTTCAAGAATCTCGGCTTCGTTGCGAAGCTCCCGGAGGAGCGGCAACTGAAGATGTTCAATCGCATGGACCGGGACGGCGATGGCGCTCTGACCCCGAAGGACCGCCCTGAGGGACCGCCGCCCCACTGGGATGGAAGGAAGGACAAGGACGGCAAGCCGGAAGGCGGCAGGGGCGGTCGTGGACCTCATCCCATGGAGTTGGTCCGGAAGTTGGATCAAAATGGCGACGGAGCACTCAGTTTCGAAGAATTCCGCAAGGCGGGCTTCATCAAGGATCTGAGCGAAGACGAGCAGGAAGACCGCTTCGAGGAAATGGATCACAACAAGGATCTCAAGATCGATGCTGCTGACTTCCCGCCTCCGCCAGAGGGGCCCAAGGACGATGAGCCAAAGCCCGAGGCACCGAAGGGGAACGGGGCACCGGTGGGACCTTGA
- the secD gene encoding protein translocase subunit SecD, producing the protein MLPSALFATPFLKDPMILFLSGLALLVLFFWYFATDYEVRKRNIGTVLVLGVSALCVLALYPPKENLKLGIDLAGGSSFTLLVKPKINETTGEVIPLTADDVKQAKSTVEKRLNAYGNIEMSSVVQGNDKILLQMPGMSPETAADIKVQLQKVARLEVRKVNLDGGHPGPNGKTLAERIDAGEEPRMPGYKVFQHQYEREGTKHTEYLLLSNRVAWTGKDVQNAYPESMGGGVSVGITLTSAGGDKMMNLTKDLVPGRDRIAVVLDGQVLTAPGLKQVPLGKNFQIDGQESVEEARSLANALKNPLENPLEIIDQRTVTPTLGAAVVKQGLMAGIVGLSITALFVLVYYRTAGLVALFGLVVNTLMIFGGMAMFDFTFTLPSIAGMILSIGMAVDANVLIYERLREEIAAGKSLKIAISTSYDKAFSAIFDSNLTSLITAAILLFMGSGTIKGFAITLVIGIAASMFSGILVTRVLFRWANDLNLLKKLSFLNLIKATNIDFLSKTKISYIVSGLLILASIGAVAMRKDRSLGVDFTGGTLIEFQMGEKHISQQEVDQALEGAETAKRPTAQVEKSITGELLTVRCATGDEGKVEAHLRTTFPSLAEKNADGKPVIQTSTQAVSAALGQDYLLESGIALVLGLLGILLYITIRFEFSFALGGFVALLHDVVLSAGMVILFGGELSLIHVGALLTIAGYSINDTIVIFDRIRDSLKHGEGDVKELMNEAVNATLSRTVLTSLTTIATVAILSFFGGSALQDFSFMILIGLVIGTYSSIFIASPVVLWWSERKGGLRKEILHASLAESDIQPTP; encoded by the coding sequence ATGCTCCCGTCCGCGCTGTTCGCCACGCCGTTCCTGAAGGATCCGATGATCCTTTTCCTGTCCGGCCTTGCCCTGCTGGTCCTCTTCTTCTGGTACTTCGCCACCGATTACGAAGTCCGTAAGCGCAATATCGGCACCGTGCTCGTCCTGGGTGTCTCGGCGCTCTGCGTGCTGGCCCTCTATCCACCGAAGGAAAACCTGAAGCTCGGCATCGACCTCGCCGGTGGATCCTCGTTCACCCTGCTGGTGAAACCGAAGATCAACGAAACCACCGGTGAAGTGATCCCGCTCACGGCGGATGACGTGAAGCAGGCCAAGTCGACCGTGGAAAAGCGACTGAACGCCTACGGCAACATCGAAATGAGCTCCGTGGTGCAGGGGAACGACAAGATCCTGCTCCAGATGCCCGGCATGTCTCCGGAAACCGCAGCTGACATCAAGGTCCAGCTCCAGAAGGTGGCTCGTCTTGAGGTCCGCAAGGTGAACCTGGACGGCGGGCACCCCGGCCCCAATGGCAAGACCCTGGCCGAGCGAATCGACGCAGGCGAGGAGCCGCGCATGCCCGGCTACAAGGTCTTCCAGCACCAGTACGAACGCGAAGGCACCAAGCATACCGAGTATCTCCTTCTCAGCAATCGTGTCGCATGGACCGGCAAGGACGTCCAGAACGCCTATCCCGAGTCGATGGGTGGCGGCGTCAGCGTGGGCATCACGCTCACCAGCGCTGGCGGTGACAAGATGATGAACCTCACCAAGGATCTCGTACCCGGCCGCGACCGTATCGCGGTGGTATTGGATGGTCAGGTCCTGACGGCACCCGGCCTCAAGCAAGTCCCGCTCGGCAAGAACTTCCAAATCGACGGTCAGGAGAGCGTCGAGGAAGCCCGCTCGCTGGCCAACGCGCTGAAGAACCCCTTGGAAAACCCGCTCGAAATCATCGACCAGCGCACCGTCACCCCGACCCTCGGCGCGGCAGTGGTCAAGCAAGGCCTGATGGCCGGCATCGTGGGTCTCAGCATCACCGCACTGTTCGTGCTGGTCTACTACCGCACCGCCGGTCTGGTCGCTCTCTTCGGTCTGGTCGTGAATACGCTGATGATCTTCGGCGGCATGGCCATGTTCGACTTCACGTTCACCCTGCCGAGTATCGCGGGTATGATTCTCTCGATCGGTATGGCGGTCGATGCGAACGTGCTCATCTACGAACGCTTGCGTGAGGAAATCGCCGCCGGCAAGTCGCTCAAGATCGCGATCAGCACTTCCTACGACAAGGCCTTCTCCGCGATCTTCGACTCGAACCTCACCTCGCTGATCACTGCCGCGATCCTGCTCTTCATGGGCAGCGGCACCATCAAGGGCTTCGCCATTACCCTCGTCATCGGTATCGCGGCCTCGATGTTCTCCGGCATCCTCGTCACCCGCGTGCTGTTCCGGTGGGCGAATGACCTGAACCTCCTGAAGAAGCTGAGCTTCCTCAACCTGATCAAGGCGACCAACATCGACTTCCTCTCCAAGACCAAGATCTCCTACATCGTCTCCGGTCTCCTGATCCTCGCCAGCATCGGCGCGGTCGCGATGAGAAAGGACCGCAGCCTCGGCGTCGACTTCACCGGTGGCACCCTGATCGAATTCCAGATGGGCGAGAAGCACATCAGCCAACAGGAAGTCGACCAAGCACTGGAAGGTGCCGAGACCGCCAAACGCCCGACTGCCCAGGTCGAGAAATCGATCACCGGCGAGCTGTTGACCGTACGTTGTGCGACCGGCGACGAAGGCAAGGTCGAGGCGCATCTCCGGACCACCTTCCCTTCACTGGCGGAGAAGAATGCTGACGGCAAGCCGGTGATCCAGACCAGCACGCAAGCCGTGTCTGCGGCGCTCGGCCAGGACTACCTCTTGGAGTCCGGCATCGCCCTGGTGCTCGGATTGCTCGGCATCCTTCTCTACATCACGATTCGCTTCGAGTTCTCGTTCGCGCTCGGTGGCTTCGTCGCGCTGCTCCACGATGTGGTGCTGTCCGCCGGCATGGTGATCCTCTTCGGTGGCGAGCTTTCGCTGATCCACGTCGGCGCGCTGCTCACCATCGCCGGTTACTCGATCAACGACACCATCGTTATCTTCGACCGTATCCGCGACTCGCTGAAGCATGGCGAAGGCGATGTGAAGGAACTGATGAATGAGGCCGTCAATGCCACGCTCTCCCGCACGGTGCTGACCTCGCTCACCACCATCGCAACCGTGGCCATCCTCTCGTTCTTCGGTGGCTCTGCGCTGCAGGACTTCTCCTTCATGATCCTCATCGGTCTGGTGATCGGCACCTACTCCTCGATCTTCATCGCCTCGCCGGTGGTGCTCTGGTGGAGCGAGCGCAAGGGCGGCCTGCGGAAGGAAATCCTTCACGCTTCGCTGGCCGAATCCGACATCCAGCCCACGCCGTAA
- the yajC gene encoding preprotein translocase subunit YajC, which translates to MMSFFHLLLAEAESGQSQNPLGMLMTVLPLFVIMYFLFIRPQQQQRKDLEKRLSALQKGDEVVTTAGIHAIVHNIKDRTVVLKVAEGVMMEFDKPSVASVIKKESSSAA; encoded by the coding sequence ATGATGTCTTTTTTCCACCTGCTGCTCGCCGAAGCCGAGTCCGGCCAAAGCCAGAATCCGCTGGGCATGCTGATGACGGTCCTGCCGCTGTTCGTGATCATGTATTTCCTCTTCATCCGGCCTCAGCAGCAGCAGCGGAAGGACTTGGAGAAGCGCCTCTCCGCCCTGCAAAAGGGTGACGAAGTGGTTACCACCGCCGGCATCCACGCCATCGTTCACAACATCAAGGACCGCACCGTAGTTCTCAAGGTGGCCGAAGGTGTGATGATGGAGTTCGACAAGCCCTCCGTGGCCTCGGTCATCAAAAAGGAATCATCCTCGGCTGCCTGA
- the tgt gene encoding tRNA guanosine(34) transglycosylase Tgt, with product MFQVLARDPSCQARRGLMELAHGTVETPIFMPVGTQGTVKTLHPDELELLGAQIILGNTYHLWLRPGPETIKEFGGLHKFATWDRPMLTDSGGFQVWSLAKLRKITEEGVRFQNHLDGSRMMLTPELSMEIQAALGSDIAMLFDECPPYPCERKYAETSLGLTTRWAKRCKDWIEKNQPTSGTGIQRHFGIVQGSIWADLREKSARELVELDFDGYAIGGVSVGEPEEEMMRAVEHSVPFLPENKPRYAMGLGTPPQILEMIGRGVDMFDCVMPTRVARHGQAFTLDGPIHIKNLAFERDPRPLCESSHPHVARFSRAYIRHLFRAGEILALRLLSFHNLHFFLRLAANAREAISEGKFPEFKESFIRRYTQSKSE from the coding sequence ATGTTTCAGGTTTTAGCGCGCGATCCCTCCTGCCAGGCCCGGCGTGGCCTCATGGAGCTGGCCCACGGCACGGTGGAAACCCCGATTTTCATGCCGGTGGGCACGCAGGGCACGGTGAAAACCCTGCACCCGGACGAGTTGGAACTGCTCGGAGCCCAGATCATCCTCGGCAATACCTACCACCTGTGGCTGCGGCCCGGACCGGAGACGATCAAGGAATTCGGCGGCCTGCACAAGTTCGCCACCTGGGACCGGCCGATGCTGACCGATTCCGGCGGCTTCCAAGTCTGGTCGCTCGCCAAGCTGCGCAAGATCACCGAGGAGGGCGTGCGTTTCCAGAATCACCTCGATGGCTCCCGGATGATGCTCACCCCGGAGCTGAGCATGGAAATCCAGGCTGCGCTCGGCTCGGACATCGCGATGCTTTTCGACGAGTGCCCACCCTACCCCTGCGAGCGGAAATATGCCGAGACCTCGCTCGGCCTGACCACCCGCTGGGCGAAGCGCTGCAAGGACTGGATCGAGAAGAACCAACCGACCAGCGGCACCGGCATCCAGCGGCACTTCGGCATCGTCCAAGGCTCGATCTGGGCTGACCTCCGGGAAAAGTCCGCCCGCGAGCTCGTGGAACTGGATTTCGACGGCTACGCAATCGGCGGCGTCTCGGTCGGCGAACCAGAGGAGGAAATGATGCGGGCCGTGGAACACAGCGTCCCTTTCCTTCCGGAAAACAAGCCCCGCTACGCCATGGGCCTCGGCACCCCGCCGCAGATTCTGGAGATGATCGGCCGCGGGGTGGACATGTTCGACTGCGTGATGCCGACCCGGGTCGCCCGGCACGGCCAGGCCTTCACTCTCGACGGTCCCATCCACATCAAAAACCTGGCCTTCGAGCGCGATCCGCGCCCCCTCTGCGAGAGTTCCCACCCCCACGTCGCGAGGTTCTCCCGGGCCTACATCCGGCACCTTTTCCGGGCCGGGGAAATCCTCGCTTTGCGGTTGCTTTCCTTTCACAACCTGCATTTCTTCCTGCGCCTTGCCGCCAACGCGCGGGAGGCCATCAGTGAGGGGAAATTCCCTGAATTCAAGGAGTCCTTCATCCGCCGCTACACCCAGTCGAAATCCGAATGA